Below is a genomic region from Deltaproteobacteria bacterium.
CCTCCGGAACTTCCACCGCCCGCTTACAGCGAACGGAGCACGCATAACATCCTTCCTCACTTTTCAGGATCGTTTCGGCCATCCGTTCACCACTGATCTTTTCTGCGCCTGCGAAAACGCCGGTATGAAAGTTTTTGGTTGGCAGAATGCCCTGGGTATTCAAAGCCATTACCAGGTTGGGTGTTCCCAGCTTGCGCATCACTTTATTCGGGCCCCACTGGCTGATGAGTTCCGCCTGCAATTTGGCCAGTTCTTTCATTTTTTCCGGATCATGAAATTCCAGTCTTTCCTTCCCGCGGGCGGCGATGGCCCTTAGGTTCTTGGAACCCATGACCGCTCCCATACCCGTCCGGCCATTGGCATGTTTCAGTTCGTTGATTACGCAAGCAAAGCGAACCAGCTTTTCTCCGGCCGGGCCAGCCTGAGCCACCCGGATTCGGGCATCTCCCAATTCTTGACGAATTTTTTCCTGAGCCGGCCCTGTCTCCAGCCCCCATATCTCTGCGGCCGACCGAATTTCCGCCTCTCCATCGTGGATCCATAGATAAGATGGTTTAGGAGCTTTCCCGTTAATGATTACCGCGTCAAAACCGGCAAATTTTAATTCCGGGCCGAAAAAGCCCCCGGCTTCCGCCTCGCCATATCCCCCCGTCAAAGGAGATTTGGCCGCCACCGTATAACGCACCATTCCGGAGACCGGTGCGCCCGTGATGACGCTGGAGGCGAAGATGAGAATATTTTCCGGTCCAAGCGGATCGATGCCTGGCGGAAGTTCCCGCAACAAATAATAGGATGCCAAACCTCCGCCCCCCATATAAGTGCGATAGATGACCTCGCTGGGCTCTTCTACTTTTATTTCGCCTGATGTCAAATCCACCCGCAAAATCTTTCCGTTGTAGCCTCGGGCCATTTGCTGTCCCTCCTTTATTTATCCCCTCAGGGAATTTCTTTTTTACCGGTTGATCCCCGGACAATTAGGTTATTAAGTTTTCCACCTCAGGTGGGACTGGGCCTACCGATGTTTTTAGAAATTCGCGCATAACTTCGGTTTATCAAAACAAATTTTTTACAAATAGGAACGGAACCAGGAGAAAAAAGTCCCCAAAGCCCTTTCGTGGAGAGGCCAGGCGGATTGATCCGCCTCGGTTATGGGCGTGCACTCGAGTAAGTCC
It encodes:
- a CDS encoding aldehyde ferredoxin oxidoreductase N-terminal domain-containing protein — protein: MARGYNGKILRVDLTSGEIKVEEPSEVIYRTYMGGGGLASYYLLRELPPGIDPLGPENILIFASSVITGAPVSGMVRYTVAAKSPLTGGYGEAEAGGFFGPELKFAGFDAVIINGKAPKPSYLWIHDGEAEIRSAAEIWGLETGPAQEKIRQELGDARIRVAQAGPAGEKLVRFACVINELKHANGRTGMGAVMGSKNLRAIAARGKERLEFHDPEKMKELAKLQAELISQWGPNKVMRKLGTPNLVMALNTQGILPTKNFHTGVFAGAEKISGERMAETILKSEEGCYACSVRCKRAVEVPEGPYATSSEYGGPEYETLSSLGSLLCIDDLAAISKGNELCNRYGLDTISAGVAIGFAMECYENGLLTKA